One window from the genome of Mastacembelus armatus chromosome 18, fMasArm1.2, whole genome shotgun sequence encodes:
- the LOC113135841 gene encoding uncharacterized protein LOC113135841: protein MTSAQFVFCLTGLFFGTMAQMTNLQFASLKQDRKFVSVKTGGNVTLQCFYQSDVAARFYWYKQTLGEKPRIISSYYKYVKTGSFQNEFNNPRFMLETGNGENHLAITDLSISDSGTYFCASSYLDMFEFAEGTVVSVQGSGLNIPAQVHQSASESIQPGGSVTLNCTVHTGTCDGEHRVYWFKHSGQAHPGLIYTHGGSNDQCERKPETQTHSCVYNLRMNSLNVSDAGTYYCAVASCGHVLFGNGTRLDLEDTKDSHRLVYFLSGALTFTTILTVLLAFLLCMINRRNSCICTESHTRFSASSTTNAEGCVDNVDNVHYAAVRVKTGSRSRKQRDATEECVYSGVK, encoded by the exons ATGACATCTGCACAGTTTGTCTTCTGTCTGACAGGTTTGTTCTTCGGGACAATGG CTCAAATGACAAACCTGCAATTCGCATCTctgaaacaagacagaaagtTTGTATCAGTTAAAACTGGGGGGAACgtgactctgcagtgtttctaTCAAAGTGATGTTGCAGCAAGGTTTTACTGGTATAAACAGACTCTGGGAGAGAAACCGAGGATCATCTCTAGCTACTATAAATACGTCAAAACTGgcagttttcaaaatgaattcAACAATCCACGGTTCATGCTGGAGACTGGAAATGGGGAAAATCACTTGGCAATCACAGATCTGAGCATTTCAGACTCAGGTACTTACTTCTGTGCAAGTAGCTATTTGGACATGTTTGAATTTGCAGAGGGCACTGTTGTCAGCGTGCAGGGCTCAGGTTTGAACATCCCAGCTCAGGTGCATCAGTCAGCATCTGAGAGCATCCAGCCAGGAGGCTCTGTGACTCTGaactgtacagtacacactgggACCTGTGATGGAGAACACAGGGTTTACTGGTTCAAACACTCTGGACAAGCTCATCCAGGACTCATTTACACCCATGGAGGCAGCAATgatcagtgtgagaggaaacctgAGACACAAACTCACTCCTGTGTCTACAACCTGCGGATGAACAGCCTGAATGTGTCTGATGCTGGGACCTACTACTGTGCTGTTGCCTCATGTGGGCATGTACTGTTTGGAAATGGGACCAGACTGGACTTGGAGG ataCAAAAGACTCTCATCGCTTAGTATATTTCTTGAGTGGCGCTTTGACTTTCACCACCATCCTGACTGTTTTACTGGCATTCTTATTGTGCATGATAAATAGGAGAAACAGCTGCATATGCACAG AATCTCACACAAGATTTTCAGCTTCGTCTACAACAAATGCAGAG GGGTGTGTGGACAACGTGGATAATGTCCACTATGCTGCTGTAAGGGTAAAGACGGGCAGCAGATCAAGAAAACAGAGAGATGCTACAGAGGAATGTGTGTACTCCGGAGTAAAGTAA